A genomic segment from Geminicoccaceae bacterium SCSIO 64248 encodes:
- a CDS encoding xanthine dehydrogenase family protein molybdopterin-binding subunit, producing MSDTTTYIGTPRSRVDGQAKVCGTARYAGEFGIDGLLHGYVVSSSVARGRIVAIDAQAAEAMPGVVKVFTHANRPEVAGTDAAFQDEVHPPGSPFRPFFNDRILYSGQPVALVVGESFEAARDGASLIRVSYDQEPHETDVKRRRGEAYDPPEKRNGIPPPPPPKGDVDGALATAAARIEHEYRISSEHHNPMEPHATTVFWDGGGAITVHDKIQGVLNSQTYITNVFGLPADKVRVLSPYVGGAFGSGLRPQYQLFLAVMAALELQRSVRVVLTRDQMFTFGYRPETINTVTLGADASGKLQALRHEAIAATSTFEDYQEPVVNWSGMLYACDNVELGYRIAKVDTYTPADMRAPGAPLGLFALESAMDELAYALGMDPLELRLVNYAERDGNEGKPFASKALREAYRLGAERFGWSRRQAEPRSMRAGRELIGWGMASGAWEAMMMPTTARAVLTADGKLEVGTASADIGTGTYTILTQIAADALGLPMSDVTAHLGDSKLPKSPVEGGSWGAASAGNAVRVVCEKLRATLLDMARSAEHSPLANVPVERIVVRGGRIERADDASRFVAIADALRGAGIDRIEEEETSEPDAEAQEKLASYTHSAVFAEVRVDEDLGVIRVTRVVDAVAAGRILNPKTARSQIIGGVTFGIGMALAEESMTDHTFGRFMNHNLAEYHIPVNADIHDIEVVFVDETDTTNALGVKGLGEIGVVGTAAAIANAIYHATGKRVRDLPITIDRLL from the coding sequence ATGTCCGACACCACCACCTATATCGGCACGCCACGCAGCCGGGTCGACGGGCAGGCCAAGGTCTGCGGCACCGCCCGTTACGCCGGCGAGTTCGGCATCGACGGCCTGCTGCACGGCTACGTCGTCTCCAGTTCCGTCGCTCGCGGCCGGATCGTCGCGATCGACGCGCAGGCGGCCGAGGCGATGCCGGGCGTCGTCAAGGTGTTCACCCACGCCAACCGCCCCGAGGTCGCCGGCACCGACGCGGCCTTCCAGGACGAGGTCCATCCGCCGGGCTCGCCGTTCCGTCCGTTCTTCAACGACCGCATCCTCTATAGCGGCCAGCCGGTCGCCCTGGTGGTCGGCGAAAGCTTCGAGGCGGCGCGGGATGGCGCGTCGCTCATTCGCGTCTCCTACGACCAGGAGCCGCACGAGACCGACGTCAAGCGTCGGCGCGGTGAGGCCTACGACCCTCCGGAGAAACGCAACGGCATCCCCCCGCCGCCGCCGCCGAAGGGCGATGTCGACGGTGCGCTGGCAACCGCCGCGGCCCGGATCGAGCACGAGTACCGAATCTCAAGTGAGCATCACAATCCGATGGAGCCCCACGCGACGACCGTGTTCTGGGACGGCGGCGGCGCCATCACGGTGCATGACAAGATCCAGGGCGTCCTTAACAGCCAGACCTATATCACCAATGTGTTCGGGTTGCCGGCCGACAAGGTCCGCGTCCTCTCGCCTTATGTCGGCGGCGCGTTCGGCTCGGGCCTACGCCCGCAATACCAGCTGTTCCTGGCGGTCATGGCGGCGCTGGAGCTTCAACGCTCCGTCCGGGTCGTGCTGACGCGCGACCAGATGTTCACCTTCGGCTACCGTCCGGAGACAATCAACACGGTCACGCTCGGCGCCGACGCGAGCGGCAAGCTGCAGGCGTTGCGGCACGAGGCTATCGCGGCGACCTCGACGTTCGAGGACTACCAGGAGCCGGTCGTGAACTGGTCGGGCATGCTCTACGCCTGTGATAACGTCGAGCTCGGCTATCGGATTGCCAAGGTCGACACGTACACGCCGGCCGACATGCGCGCGCCTGGTGCCCCGCTCGGTCTGTTTGCCCTCGAATCCGCGATGGACGAGTTGGCCTACGCGCTCGGCATGGACCCGCTGGAACTGCGCCTGGTCAACTACGCGGAGCGGGACGGCAACGAGGGCAAGCCCTTCGCGAGCAAGGCGTTGCGCGAGGCCTACCGCCTGGGCGCGGAGCGCTTCGGCTGGTCCAGGCGCCAAGCGGAGCCGCGCTCGATGCGCGCCGGGCGCGAGTTGATCGGCTGGGGCATGGCGTCCGGTGCCTGGGAAGCCATGATGATGCCGACCACAGCGCGGGCCGTCCTGACCGCCGACGGCAAGCTCGAGGTCGGCACGGCCAGCGCGGATATCGGCACCGGCACCTACACGATCCTGACCCAGATCGCCGCCGATGCGCTCGGGCTGCCGATGAGCGACGTGACCGCCCACCTGGGCGACTCCAAATTGCCGAAGTCGCCAGTCGAAGGCGGATCGTGGGGAGCGGCCTCGGCCGGCAACGCGGTGCGGGTCGTGTGCGAGAAGCTGCGCGCGACGCTTCTGGACATGGCACGATCGGCCGAGCACTCGCCGCTGGCCAATGTCCCGGTCGAGCGGATCGTCGTTCGGGGAGGACGGATTGAGCGGGCCGACGACGCGTCGCGATTCGTCGCGATCGCCGATGCGCTGCGCGGGGCAGGCATCGACCGGATCGAAGAGGAGGAGACGTCGGAGCCCGATGCGGAAGCACAGGAAAAGTTGGCGTCCTACACGCATTCCGCCGTGTTCGCCGAGGTTCGGGTCGACGAGGATCTGGGCGTCATCCGGGTCACCCGCGTCGTCGATGCCGTTGCCGCCGGCAGGATCCTCAACCCGAAGACGGCGCGCAGCCAGATCATCGGCGGCGTCACCTTCGGCATCGGCATGGCGCTGGCCGAGGAGAGCATGACCGACCACACGTTCGGCCGGTTCATGAACCATAACCTTGCCGAGTACCACATACCCGTGAACGCCGATATTCACGACATCGAGGTCGTCTTTGTCGACGAGACGGACACGACCAATGCGCTGGGCGTCAAGGGTCTGGGCGAGATCGGCGTCGTCGGGACGGCAGCCGCGATCGCCAACGCCATTTATCACGCCACGGGCAAGCGCGTGCGCGACCTGCCGATCACGATCGACCGGCTGCTCTAG
- a CDS encoding xanthine dehydrogenase family protein subunit M: protein MNRYGYERVTDVAEAVQAMAADPSARFIAGGTNLVDLLKYDVEKPGRLIDISRVPGLDAIEETEKGGLRIGALVSNSQIAYDPRVEQHYPMLASAILAGASAQLRNAATTGGNLLQRTRCYYFYDPDTPCNKREPGTGCPAKDGLNRIHAILGTSEHCIAAHPSDMCVALAALDAVVHVVGTKGERAIAFEDFHRLPGDRPERDTTLAHDEMVVAVELPPDGFAANHTYLKLRDRLSYAFALVSVAAALELDGQRIRRARMALGGVAHKPWRRTEIEDALVGTEAGADAFERAASGLLEGAVGYSHNTFKIDLAKRAIVRALGQAAAGRPQSQVDKRIA from the coding sequence ATGAACCGGTATGGCTATGAGCGTGTCACGGATGTCGCCGAAGCGGTGCAGGCAATGGCGGCGGATCCGTCCGCCCGCTTCATCGCCGGCGGCACGAACCTCGTCGACCTCCTGAAATACGACGTCGAGAAGCCGGGCCGGCTGATCGACATCAGCCGCGTGCCGGGATTGGACGCGATCGAGGAGACGGAGAAAGGCGGGCTCCGGATCGGCGCCTTGGTCAGCAACAGCCAAATCGCCTACGATCCGCGCGTCGAGCAGCATTATCCCATGCTGGCGAGCGCGATCCTAGCTGGAGCCTCCGCGCAGCTGCGCAACGCCGCGACGACGGGCGGCAACCTGCTTCAGCGGACGCGCTGCTACTATTTTTACGACCCGGATACGCCCTGCAACAAGCGCGAGCCCGGCACGGGATGCCCGGCGAAGGACGGGCTCAACCGCATTCACGCGATCCTCGGCACGAGCGAGCATTGCATCGCCGCCCACCCGTCGGACATGTGCGTCGCGCTGGCGGCGCTGGACGCGGTTGTGCACGTCGTTGGCACCAAGGGTGAGCGTGCCATTGCCTTCGAAGACTTTCACCGCTTGCCCGGCGACCGGCCCGAGCGGGACACCACGCTTGCCCACGACGAGATGGTCGTGGCGGTCGAGCTGCCACCCGACGGATTCGCGGCGAACCACACATATCTGAAGCTGCGTGACCGGCTGTCCTACGCTTTCGCGCTGGTCTCCGTGGCTGCCGCGCTCGAGCTCGACGGCCAGCGCATCCGCCGCGCGCGAATGGCGCTCGGCGGGGTAGCACATAAGCCCTGGCGCCGGACCGAGATCGAGGACGCTCTCGTCGGCACGGAAGCAGGCGCGGACGCCTTCGAGCGGGCCGCCTCCGGCCTTCTTGAGGGGGCGGTTGGCTACAGCCACAACACCTTCAAGATCGATCTGGCGAAACGCGCCATCGTGCGCGCGCTCGGCCAGGCGGCGGCCGGCCGGCCCCAATCCCAGGTCGACAAGCGCATTGCCTAG
- a CDS encoding alcohol dehydrogenase catalytic domain-containing protein, with translation MASGNRVITYMGPKKVEVRTYDYPKLVDPKGNKTPHGAILQIVTTNICGSDQHIYRGRFPAPSGMVLGHEMTGEVIETGPDVHFIKKGDLCSVPFNVSCGRCRNCKEGHTDTCMNVNDELDCGAYGFNLGGWQGGQSDYLMVPFADWNLLRFPDKDQAMAKIKDLTLLSDILPTGFHGCIQAGVKPGATVYIAGAGPVGRCAAASAHLLGASCIIVGDTNSERLALVKSAGYETVDVSSDTPLADQIEAILGHREVDCGVDAVGFEAHGNGPGAGEDPAAVLNSMIEVVRANGAVGAPGIYTAGDPEAIDADAKAGRYRIDFGKAWIKSPHISAGQAPIMHYNRDLMMAILWDRMPYLGKLANVEVIPLEGAPDAYRIFDLGSPKKFVIDPHNATKLAA, from the coding sequence GTGGCGTCAGGCAATCGAGTCATCACCTATATGGGACCGAAAAAAGTTGAGGTGCGAACCTACGACTACCCCAAACTCGTCGATCCCAAGGGCAACAAGACGCCTCATGGGGCGATTCTACAGATCGTCACCACCAACATCTGCGGCAGCGACCAGCATATCTACCGCGGCCGGTTTCCCGCTCCGTCGGGCATGGTGCTCGGCCATGAGATGACGGGCGAAGTGATCGAGACGGGGCCCGACGTGCATTTCATCAAAAAGGGCGACCTCTGCTCGGTCCCGTTCAATGTCTCGTGCGGGCGGTGCCGCAACTGTAAGGAGGGCCACACCGACACCTGCATGAACGTCAACGATGAGCTTGATTGCGGCGCCTACGGGTTCAATCTCGGCGGCTGGCAAGGCGGACAGTCCGACTATCTCATGGTTCCTTTCGCCGACTGGAACCTGCTTCGCTTCCCCGACAAGGATCAGGCGATGGCCAAGATCAAGGATTTGACCTTGCTCTCCGACATTCTGCCGACCGGCTTTCACGGCTGCATCCAGGCAGGCGTCAAACCCGGTGCGACCGTCTATATCGCAGGCGCAGGGCCGGTCGGCCGGTGCGCCGCCGCCTCCGCCCATCTCCTCGGCGCCTCCTGCATCATCGTGGGCGATACCAACAGCGAGCGTCTCGCGCTAGTCAAGAGCGCCGGATACGAGACGGTGGATGTGTCCTCTGACACGCCACTTGCCGACCAGATCGAGGCCATCCTCGGCCACCGGGAAGTGGATTGCGGCGTCGACGCCGTCGGCTTCGAAGCGCACGGGAACGGACCCGGCGCCGGAGAGGATCCAGCCGCCGTGCTCAACTCGATGATCGAGGTCGTTCGCGCCAACGGCGCCGTCGGCGCGCCCGGCATTTATACGGCGGGAGATCCCGAAGCTATCGACGCCGATGCCAAGGCCGGGAGGTATCGCATCGACTTCGGCAAGGCTTGGATCAAGTCGCCTCACATTTCAGCCGGACAAGCCCCGATCATGCACTACAACCGTGATTTGATGATGGCGATTCTTTGGGATCGGATGCCGTACCTTGGGAAGCTTGCCAACGTCGAGGTCATCCCCCTCGAAGGGGCTCCTGACGCGTACAGGATCTTCGACCTAGGCTCGCCCAAGAAGTTCGTTATCGATCCGCACAACGCGACGAAACTCGCCGCCTGA
- a CDS encoding antibiotic biosynthesis monooxygenase, producing MVKFALLVTMEAKPGKEAEVEAFLRNGLPIVQNEPGTVAWFGVRMGPSTFGIFDAFSDEAGRQAHLSGLLAAALMEKAPELFASSPEIEKLEVLAAKLP from the coding sequence ATGGTCAAATTTGCACTTCTCGTCACCATGGAAGCCAAGCCTGGAAAGGAAGCTGAGGTCGAGGCGTTTCTGCGAAATGGCCTACCAATCGTTCAAAACGAGCCGGGAACCGTCGCGTGGTTCGGCGTCCGCATGGGCCCTTCGACGTTCGGAATCTTCGACGCATTTTCCGACGAAGCAGGAAGGCAAGCGCATCTCTCCGGCCTCCTGGCGGCGGCCTTGATGGAGAAGGCGCCCGAGCTTTTCGCCTCGTCCCCCGAAATCGAAAAGCTCGAGGTGCTTGCGGCGAAGCTGCCTTGA
- a CDS encoding (2Fe-2S)-binding protein, which translates to MATTAMSGEAADTARIAIRLTINGAPREVEVTPWMTLLDLLRERLGLTGTKKGCDHGQCGACTVLLDGRRINACLALAVSKDGSEVTTIEGLSGANGALHPMQEAFIEHDAFQCGYCTPGQICSAVGLLGEGRARNRDEIREQMSGNLCRCGAYPNIVDAIEDVLHVKAEAAE; encoded by the coding sequence ATGGCAACGACCGCCATGAGCGGCGAGGCTGCGGACACCGCCCGCATTGCGATCCGTCTCACGATCAACGGCGCTCCGCGCGAGGTCGAGGTGACGCCCTGGATGACCCTTCTGGACCTGCTGCGCGAAAGACTCGGCCTGACTGGCACGAAGAAGGGCTGCGATCACGGCCAGTGCGGCGCGTGCACGGTCCTGCTTGACGGCCGGCGCATCAACGCCTGCCTGGCGCTCGCCGTGAGCAAGGACGGATCCGAGGTCACCACGATCGAGGGTCTGTCCGGGGCGAACGGAGCGCTGCACCCGATGCAGGAGGCCTTCATTGAGCACGACGCGTTCCAGTGCGGCTACTGCACGCCCGGCCAGATCTGTTCGGCGGTCGGTCTTCTCGGTGAGGGGCGCGCGCGCAACCGGGACGAGATCCGCGAGCAGATGAGCGGCAATCTCTGCCGTTGCGGCGCTTACCCGAACATCGTCGACGCGATCGAGGACGTGCTTCACGTGAAAGCGGAGGCGGCGGAATGA
- a CDS encoding type 1 glutamine amidotransferase, producing the protein MASDTLKGMNVAILVTDGFEEVEMTEPRKALDEAGAKTSLISPKPQKVRAWDFTDWSNSYPVDVPLASADPHDYDALLLPGGVINPDTLRADAKAVAFAKAFFDAQKPVASICHGPWTIIETGAARGRRMTSWPSLATDLKNAGANWVDEEVVVDQGLVTSRSPDDITAFNREIIKLLADPRARHPPRN; encoded by the coding sequence ATGGCAAGCGACACGCTCAAAGGCATGAACGTCGCGATACTCGTCACCGACGGCTTCGAGGAAGTCGAAATGACCGAGCCTCGCAAGGCTCTCGACGAGGCAGGAGCCAAGACCAGCCTCATCTCGCCCAAGCCGCAAAAGGTCCGTGCCTGGGACTTCACTGACTGGAGCAACAGCTACCCGGTTGATGTACCACTCGCTTCCGCCGATCCCCATGATTACGACGCGCTACTCCTGCCCGGCGGCGTCATCAACCCGGACACGCTGCGTGCGGACGCCAAAGCCGTGGCGTTCGCCAAAGCGTTCTTCGACGCCCAAAAACCTGTTGCCTCGATCTGCCATGGGCCGTGGACGATCATCGAAACCGGCGCAGCGCGCGGCCGCCGCATGACCTCATGGCCGTCGCTCGCGACCGATCTCAAGAACGCCGGCGCCAATTGGGTCGATGAAGAGGTCGTCGTTGACCAAGGCCTCGTCACGAGCCGCAGCCCTGACGACATAACCGCTTTCAACCGTGAAATCATCAAGTTGTTAGCGGACCCGCGTGCTCGCCATCCTCCTCGCAATTAA
- a CDS encoding chemotaxis protein CheB: MTSDHQPDPAIVGIGASAGGVAVLQQLFEMLPTDTGAAFVVILHLDPTKPSELSNVLAQRTSMPVQQVETEFDLVANHVYVIPPDRRLSLADHRVSALPFDEARNQRHPIDLFFRSVAEHHNDSIAVVLSGGGSDGAIGIRAVKEAGGFVLVQDPNDAEFASMPRSAIATEMADVVLPLNGLAERLTDLLRGTGKADHLKEQDGDEIVMRRILAHLHKANGHDFSKYKRATIRRRIVRRMQITHSATLDAYHRYLLRNVEEAQSLFKDFLITVTAFFRDRESYAALERQVIPKLFETEGNAPIRIWVPGCATGEEAYSLGILLLEEATRQEAQQEIQIFGSDLDPGALAIAREGRFPLAIEADVSEERLARFFIREGDHYRVRRELRDILLFASHSLIKDPPFSRLDLISCRNLLIYLDREAQAQVCAIFHYGLRSAGYLFLGAAEHAEQPSHLFQTLDRKAKIYSAVRGRQSEPPTLPMRVSLPEVPIPRPSAPPQTSSEFQIHRQALEDLAPPSILVDHTHRVLHLSPTAGRYLQPAGGPFSADVIDLARREFQFDLRAALHRVFERGEATLSVRTAVQFNGTPHWVYFQVRPVRPERDEPIRHALILFVEGDAAEADASTPGQAVNDGEGADRIRRLEEELHLTHARLQSVRQEATSATEELRAANEELQSINEEYRSTSEELETSKEELQSINEELQTVNHELQLKLETISRAHNDLQNLMAAADYGTLFLDAELQIKRFTPRLTSLFNITQSDIGRSITDFTHHLHYDGLPDQAREVLRELVPVEHEVEDRRGRWYLVRLRPYRTTDDMIDGVVATFVDITERRKIEEALRESEERLQRQTRLVELSRSPIFAWDFDGGIIEWNRGSEELYGYGHDEVLGQNKLQLLRTKVPGSSFEALRQGLRDNGMWHGEVEHRTKDGRTLIVESHLELVTMGHHRLVLESTRDITDQKRWAEQQKLLLNELSHRVKNILTVVVALSRQTFRPLGPENGLLLRFEGRLIALSEAHALLVDSKWQGAELKTLIDRQLKMHSAPGRVVSDGTRVVLPPNLATPFGLLLHELATNAVKYGALSNDRGRVHLGWRLNDRNDPPVLTLKWEERDGPPVDAPSRTGVGTRLIQSGLPSATVHHAFEQQGVICTIELPLKEETMHGAAT, encoded by the coding sequence ATGACTTCGGATCACCAGCCCGATCCCGCCATCGTCGGAATCGGCGCCTCGGCCGGCGGCGTAGCGGTGCTGCAGCAACTGTTCGAAATGCTGCCGACCGACACGGGCGCCGCCTTTGTCGTCATCCTTCATCTTGACCCGACCAAGCCGAGCGAACTCAGCAACGTATTGGCCCAACGGACGTCCATGCCCGTCCAACAGGTCGAGACGGAATTCGACCTGGTCGCGAACCACGTCTACGTCATTCCGCCCGATCGCCGGCTCAGCCTTGCCGACCACCGGGTGTCCGCCTTGCCGTTCGACGAGGCGCGCAACCAGCGTCACCCGATCGATCTCTTCTTCCGGTCCGTTGCCGAACATCACAACGACAGCATCGCCGTCGTCCTGAGCGGCGGCGGCTCGGACGGCGCCATCGGCATACGCGCGGTCAAGGAGGCGGGCGGCTTCGTCCTGGTCCAGGATCCGAACGATGCCGAATTCGCGTCGATGCCGCGCAGCGCCATCGCGACGGAGATGGCAGATGTCGTCCTGCCGCTGAATGGCTTGGCCGAGAGGCTGACCGATCTGCTTCGCGGCACCGGCAAAGCCGATCATCTCAAGGAGCAGGACGGCGACGAGATCGTGATGCGCCGCATCCTCGCGCACCTGCATAAGGCCAACGGTCACGACTTCAGCAAGTACAAGAGAGCGACGATCCGCCGAAGGATCGTTCGCCGCATGCAGATCACCCACAGCGCGACCCTCGACGCGTACCACCGCTATCTCCTGCGCAACGTCGAAGAGGCGCAATCGCTCTTCAAAGACTTCCTGATCACGGTCACGGCGTTTTTCCGCGATCGGGAAAGTTATGCGGCGCTCGAACGGCAGGTGATACCGAAGCTGTTCGAAACGGAGGGCAATGCGCCGATCCGCATCTGGGTGCCGGGATGCGCCACCGGCGAGGAGGCCTATTCGCTGGGTATTCTCCTGCTTGAGGAAGCGACGCGACAGGAGGCCCAGCAGGAGATCCAGATCTTCGGATCGGACCTCGATCCAGGCGCGCTGGCGATCGCACGCGAAGGCCGGTTTCCCCTCGCGATCGAGGCGGACGTCAGCGAAGAGCGCCTGGCACGCTTTTTCATTCGTGAAGGGGATCACTACCGGGTACGGCGCGAGCTGCGCGACATCCTGCTGTTCGCGAGCCACAGCCTGATCAAGGACCCGCCGTTTTCCAGGCTCGATCTCATCTCCTGTCGAAATCTGCTGATCTATCTCGATCGCGAGGCGCAGGCGCAGGTTTGCGCGATCTTTCACTATGGATTGAGATCAGCGGGTTATCTGTTTCTCGGTGCTGCCGAGCACGCCGAGCAGCCAAGCCACCTGTTTCAGACACTCGATCGCAAGGCGAAGATCTACAGCGCCGTGCGGGGCCGGCAGTCCGAGCCACCGACCTTGCCGATGCGCGTCAGTCTGCCCGAGGTCCCGATACCCCGGCCGAGCGCGCCGCCGCAAACGTCCAGCGAGTTCCAGATCCACCGGCAGGCTCTGGAGGATCTTGCGCCTCCAAGCATCCTGGTCGACCACACGCATCGCGTCCTGCATCTGTCGCCGACGGCCGGCCGCTATCTGCAGCCGGCGGGAGGCCCGTTCTCTGCTGATGTCATCGACCTCGCACGACGTGAGTTCCAGTTCGACTTGCGCGCTGCTCTGCATCGCGTGTTCGAGCGCGGCGAGGCGACCCTCTCGGTCCGAACGGCGGTGCAATTCAACGGGACGCCGCACTGGGTCTATTTTCAGGTGCGGCCGGTCCGGCCCGAGCGTGACGAACCGATCCGTCATGCGCTGATCCTGTTTGTCGAGGGTGATGCCGCCGAGGCGGACGCGTCCACGCCGGGTCAGGCGGTGAACGATGGGGAAGGCGCGGATCGGATCCGGCGGCTCGAGGAGGAGTTGCATCTCACCCACGCACGGCTCCAGTCGGTTCGCCAGGAGGCGACCAGCGCGACCGAGGAACTGCGTGCAGCCAACGAAGAACTGCAGTCGATCAATGAGGAATATCGGTCGACCAGCGAAGAGCTCGAGACCAGCAAGGAAGAGCTGCAGTCGATCAATGAAGAGCTGCAGACCGTGAACCACGAGCTTCAACTCAAGCTTGAGACGATCTCGCGCGCGCACAACGATTTGCAGAATCTGATGGCGGCCGCCGACTACGGCACGCTGTTCCTCGACGCAGAGTTGCAGATCAAACGGTTCACGCCCCGTTTGACCAGTCTGTTCAACATCACGCAGAGCGACATCGGCCGGTCGATCACCGACTTCACGCACCATCTGCATTATGACGGACTCCCGGATCAGGCGCGCGAGGTGCTTCGGGAGCTTGTGCCGGTCGAGCATGAAGTCGAAGACCGACGTGGCCGATGGTACCTCGTACGCCTCCGACCGTATCGGACGACGGACGATATGATTGATGGCGTCGTCGCCACCTTCGTCGACATCACGGAACGACGCAAAATTGAGGAAGCGCTGCGTGAGAGCGAGGAGCGCCTGCAACGCCAGACGCGTCTTGTCGAACTGTCGCGTTCACCGATCTTCGCCTGGGACTTCGATGGCGGCATCATCGAGTGGAACCGCGGCAGCGAGGAACTCTATGGCTACGGCCATGACGAGGTCCTGGGACAGAACAAGCTGCAACTTCTGCGCACGAAGGTCCCTGGTTCATCCTTCGAGGCGCTCCGGCAGGGCCTGCGCGACAACGGCATGTGGCACGGCGAAGTCGAGCATCGGACGAAGGATGGCCGGACCCTGATCGTCGAAAGCCATCTCGAGCTCGTCACCATGGGTCACCATCGACTGGTTCTCGAGAGCACGCGCGACATCACCGACCAGAAGCGGTGGGCCGAGCAGCAGAAGCTCCTGCTCAACGAGCTCAGCCACCGGGTCAAGAACATCCTGACGGTCGTTGTCGCGCTTTCACGGCAGACCTTTCGGCCGCTCGGCCCTGAGAACGGCTTGCTGCTCCGCTTCGAGGGGCGATTGATCGCCCTGTCCGAAGCTCATGCGCTTCTTGTCGATTCCAAGTGGCAAGGTGCCGAGTTGAAGACCTTGATCGATCGGCAATTGAAGATGCATTCAGCTCCTGGCCGCGTTGTGAGCGATGGTACCCGCGTAGTTCTCCCGCCGAATCTTGCGACACCGTTCGGCCTGCTCCTTCACGAATTGGCGACCAACGCCGTCAAGTACGGCGCGCTTTCCAACGACAGAGGCAGGGTCCACTTGGGATGGCGGCTCAATGATCGGAACGATCCGCCGGTCCTTACGCTTAAGTGGGAAGAGAGGGACGGTCCGCCGGTCGATGCGCCATCGCGGACAGGGGTCGGCACGCGCTTGATCCAAAGCGGTCTGCCAAGCGCGACTGTGCACCACGCCTTCGAACAGCAAGGCGTGATTTGTACGATCGAACTTCCGCTTAAGGAGGAGACAATGCATGGAGCTGCCACATAG
- a CDS encoding PQQ-binding-like beta-propeller repeat protein, with the protein MVVNRRLIVGSRILDNAAVDEPSGVVRAYDPASGDLIWAWDVGRSEDAIGPLANGEVYTRGTPNVWGAITADPELGMVYLPLGNATPDYYGGQKRPFDDRFSSSVTALDIATGELRWTFQTVHHDVWDFDVPIGPSIVDLPDPNGGEPIPALVQTTKTGQVFVLNRATGKPIKRVEERRVPQTGAVPGERLSPTQPFSTGMPSFTPPPLTPADIWGATPLDQLVCRIQFAQARSEGIYTPPGLQAMIGNPAFDGVTDWGGAAVDPDRKVMTINLMTMPFHIRLVDRDSEEGRGLAANDYEGGENASDEIVYAQNGTPYIALVQAWLGPFGAPCVAPPWGELAAVDLTSGDMLWRRVLGTSRDSGLFGTTYNLPLPTGVPNLGGSVITKSGLVFIGATTDRYLRAFDLRTGEEVWKARLPAGPQATPMIYTGDDGREYVVITAGGHGALGTRYGDYTIAYALPL; encoded by the coding sequence ATGGTCGTCAACCGTCGCCTAATCGTCGGCAGCCGCATTCTCGACAACGCGGCGGTGGATGAGCCTTCGGGCGTGGTGCGCGCTTACGATCCGGCCTCGGGCGATCTGATCTGGGCTTGGGATGTCGGCCGCAGCGAGGACGCGATCGGCCCGCTGGCGAACGGCGAGGTCTACACGCGCGGAACGCCCAACGTCTGGGGCGCCATCACAGCCGATCCGGAACTCGGCATGGTCTACCTGCCGCTCGGCAACGCGACGCCGGACTATTACGGCGGGCAGAAGCGGCCGTTCGACGACCGGTTCAGTTCCTCGGTCACCGCGCTCGACATCGCGACCGGCGAGCTTCGCTGGACCTTCCAGACCGTGCATCACGACGTCTGGGACTTCGACGTGCCCATCGGCCCATCCATCGTCGACCTGCCCGATCCGAACGGCGGCGAGCCCATTCCGGCGCTGGTGCAGACGACCAAGACCGGCCAGGTGTTCGTGCTGAACCGGGCGACCGGCAAGCCGATCAAGCGTGTCGAGGAGCGTCGGGTTCCGCAAACGGGCGCGGTGCCCGGTGAGCGCCTGTCGCCGACACAACCCTTCTCGACCGGCATGCCGTCCTTCACACCGCCGCCGCTGACCCCGGCCGACATCTGGGGCGCCACGCCGCTCGATCAGCTGGTCTGCCGGATCCAGTTCGCCCAGGCCCGCAGCGAGGGCATCTACACCCCGCCCGGCCTGCAGGCCATGATCGGCAACCCGGCCTTCGACGGCGTGACCGACTGGGGCGGCGCCGCTGTCGACCCCGATCGCAAGGTCATGACGATCAACCTCATGACCATGCCTTTCCATATCCGGCTGGTCGACCGTGACAGCGAAGAGGGCAGAGGACTTGCCGCGAACGACTACGAAGGCGGTGAGAACGCCTCGGACGAGATCGTCTACGCGCAGAACGGCACACCCTACATCGCGCTGGTCCAGGCTTGGCTCGGCCCGTTCGGCGCGCCCTGTGTCGCCCCGCCCTGGGGCGAATTGGCCGCCGTCGATCTCACGAGCGGCGACATGCTCTGGCGCCGCGTGCTCGGCACCTCGCGGGACAGCGGGCTGTTTGGCACGACGTACAACCTGCCTCTGCCGACCGGCGTGCCCAATCTCGGAGGCTCGGTGATCACGAAAAGCGGCCTCGTCTTCATCGGCGCGACCACCGACCGGTATCTGCGGGCCTTCGACCTGCGGACCGGCGAAGAGGTCTGGAAGGCGCGGCTGCCGGCCGGGCCTCAGGCCACGCCGATGATCTACACGGGAGATGATGGCCGGGAGTATGTCGTGATCACGGCCGGCGGCCACGGGGCGCTGGGCACGCGTTATGGCGACTACACGATCGCCTACGCCCTCCCGCTATAG